In Pseudobdellovibrio exovorus JSS, the genomic stretch CGAATGTAGCTATCGAAGCTTTTTCCATTGGCTTTAAAGCTGGCAATGCCATGATCTTGCGTGGAGGGAAAGAAAGCCAACACACCACCGCGGCCCTTTACCGCATCTTAAAAGCGGCATTGAAACAGGCAGATCTTTCTGAAGATACACTTCTGGGTATAACCGATCCCGACCGTAAAATCGTGAACCAACTTTTAAAACAAAAAGAATTGATTGATGTGGTTGTTCCCCGCGGAGGCGACAAACTGATTGAATTTGTCACTGAGAACTCACTTATTCCTATCATCAAAAATGATCGCGGTATGTGCCATATCTACATTCACGAAGATGCCCGTCCTGAAATGGCCACACAGATTTTAGTTAATGCAAAAACCCAAAGGCCTGGAGTTTGCAACTCTATGGAGACTCTTTTAATTCACGAAAAAATAGCCGCCACACTTTTGCCAAAAGTGTATGAAGCGATGAGCCCCTTTCATGTTCGTTGGTATGCAGCCCCCCGCGCATTTAAAATTCTAAAAAAATTCCCAATGGTCAATGTCGCTACCGAGAGCTCATGGAAAACAGAGTATTTAGATTTTGCTATCAACTGTAAAGTCGTCAACTCACTGGAACAGGCGATTGATCATATTCAAGAGTTTGGCAGTCGCCACTCAGAATCTATTGTCACCTCAAATGAAGTCACAGCTCGAAAATTTCAACAAGAGGTCGACGCGGCAGCTGTCTATTGGAATGCCTCAACTCGCTTCACCGATGGCTTTGAATTTGGTTTAGGTGGAGAGCTTGGAATTAGCACACAGAAACTTCATGTGCGTGGCCCTGTAGGCTTAGCCGCTTTGACCAGTGAACGCTGGCTGATTGATGGCACCGGACAGATTCGCTAGCGCGATTCATTCTGATACAAAGTTTCAGTCTTTCGATTTTTATTCCGATAGACTTTGTATGAAAACATACAATTTTCTAGCGGTGTTTGTTTTGGGTTTATCTCCGTTTCATGTCTTGGCTCAAGAACCTCTTAATCAACAGGCTATTGTGGCCGAGGCTCAGCAGTCTTTAGTAGACCCTCAGAAACGCCAAGAAGCTTTAAATACACCGGAAGCCCGTTCCGCCGACCGACAGGTTGAAATCACAGCCCTTGGGGACAACTCGAAAAAACAAGAGATGTACAGCCTTGCAGCGGCCTTACTGCCATGGCTCGCTCAGCAAGCGGCAGGCGATCCTAATAAAATGGCTGAGATCATGCAGAAGTTTCAAAGTGATCCCCAAAGCTTCTTTAACAGCATCCCAGAGGAACAACGCAATAAAATCCGCGCGTTAGCTTCCGAGATCGAAGCCCAACAAAAATCGAATAAGGCTCCAGTTAAAGCCTCAGCGACTCCATAAAGTGGAAAAAATGCTCAATGAAATGACTCCGTGTAAAGTCATTTCACTCACCCTCTCGCGGAGTTAATAGGCCGAATATGTTTGAGGTTTTTTAGTTAAGTCGACGCCGCAATCTGAACAGAAGTGATCCCGATTCTTCCTGCGTGCAGCATGGCTGTCCTCACAGTCTTTTGAGTCTGTGTGAGCATTAAATTTTTCTCCGCACATAGGGCAAAACTGAATAGAAACCAGTATTCGACTGTGATTCATGTTTTTACAGTGAAAGGATTTTTTCATTGAAGACCTTCTTTCTTATAGGAGTCTTCGATATGAAAATTCCATTCTGTCATTCTACACTGCCTGACTCACAATAACTAAGCGAATCACCTTCTTATCTATGTCTGTATAGCCAAAGCAGTCTCCATGTATTTGAGAAAATAACTAGACCTCAATCTCTGAGTCTGTCCTAATTCAGTACAATAAACGACAAACTCAAGATGGTTTTCAATTCCTCCGAAAACTTAATTGTCTTTCTTAATTATCTTTTGGGGGAATCTTTTATGAAGATTTTGTTTTTCATTATCTTGGCTTCTTTATCTTTTACATTTTCTACAATTGAAGTCGAAGCTCGCGACAGTGCCTGTGGTAAAAAAAGCTGTCAGTGCGAGCATGAAAATGATGTCCTCACCACTGACGGAGAACCCGTTGACACAGAATACTCATGTCGTATTGCTCGCTGTGAGCAGCGCCGTGACCAAGCTGGTAATAAGAAATTCTGCTACTACTGTAAAGTTAAAGTTGGAAATAAAACTATTTATAAAGAATCTATTCCGGCAAGATTAGGAGCCAAAATCGGTTCTGGAGGCGATAGCTTAGGACTTGCTTCTTCACGTGTTATCAGAGGCTACTTCAGCGATTTCCATGACTCGTTTAAACAGGCTATTTTTGACTCTAGAGTTTCTGGGTATAAGTTAAAACCAGAAACACAGAACTACTTTCAAGGACTCGCTGATACTAAACGTGAAAATATCCGCAGAGCCACGACACCACAAAACGAAGAACAGCGCATTCGCTTTTGCCGTCTTGGAATCATTTCCGATCCCTCTTTATGCGATGACACCTCTGAGGAAAGCTCTGACACAAGCCGTGAACCTACAAATGACGACAGCGATGATTCGGAAGGTTTGGATGATGGTGAGGAGTAAAACCTCACATCCCAAATACATCACAACATGAAAATCAGCAGTTTACTGGCTCAACATTCTGAATATACCAAAGAAGTCAGCTGCCTTTCCAATAGCTTAGGGGATGGATACCTCCTTCAACACAATCCCGTCTTTCGCCAGATTCGGCTTAAGACTTTGGAACTCGGATTCACCTATAGTACCAATGTCAGCTCAGCCTATCAGGCTTTCCCTATGGGACAGCTCGAAGAAATTCTAGTAAAAAAGTCTATCCCCTACGTCGATAATGTCACCCCTTTAGAAGAATTAAATGCTCGTACCTCTTCCCAATTGGATTGGGATCATGTGGTTGATAATCTTAGGCCCAACTATGTTTTTCACGAGTCCTGTCACGCGATAGCAAGGTCTTTAGCTACTCGCCCTATTTCGTCCTCAATCGATGAGGCCAAAATCCAAATTACACAAATGCTGATTGAGGAATCTTTTGCTAATACCTGTGAATTTTTCGCCATTGCTGAAGCTCACGAGGTAATTCACCGCACTT encodes the following:
- a CDS encoding glutamate-5-semialdehyde dehydrogenase, which produces MELISKLKKVNKASRQLRLSTTEQRNQVLKIAAELLIAEQKSILKANAQDLKNLPSSTPAAFRDRLTLDITRLGHMAVSLLQVAELPDPLNVETEKRQLPNGLLLRKVRSPLGVVFMIFESRPNVAIEAFSIGFKAGNAMILRGGKESQHTTAALYRILKAALKQADLSEDTLLGITDPDRKIVNQLLKQKELIDVVVPRGGDKLIEFVTENSLIPIIKNDRGMCHIYIHEDARPEMATQILVNAKTQRPGVCNSMETLLIHEKIAATLLPKVYEAMSPFHVRWYAAPRAFKILKKFPMVNVATESSWKTEYLDFAINCKVVNSLEQAIDHIQEFGSRHSESIVTSNEVTARKFQQEVDAAAVYWNASTRFTDGFEFGLGGELGISTQKLHVRGPVGLAALTSERWLIDGTGQIR